TGAAAACATAGCTGCTCAATATGTAGACGCTATTGCAGCAAGTGAAGGGTGGCTAAACAGTAAAGGTCATCGTGATACTATGCTGAACGAGGAATTTACACACCTAGGAGTTGGAGTAGACGGTCTATATTATACACAGAATTTTATTACAACTTGGGATTTAAACCAATAAAAATAGTAACAAGCAAGACCCTTTTTCTTTGTTGGAAAGGGTCTTTTTTTAATTATTTTATTTTACGATACGCTCTTCTTTCAGCATAGTTAATGCAAAGCGCGCACACATAAATCTTTTGACCAATATCATTGAGATAAAATAAACCTTTGTTATTCTTCTTATTACACATTTTACATTGCTTTTTCAAAAAGAACTTTTTCATCTCACTCACCCATATTTATGTTCTATTAATAATAAAAAAACTTGCTGTACTATGTGCAATTAATGTTCCGTCGTCACGAAAAACTTTTCCTTCCGTAACAACCGTTTTATTGCCTTTATGGATCATCCCGGCAACACATGTCAGTTCCTTGCCAACCCCTGGAGCCACATAGTTAATTTTAATTTCGGTTGTAACGGCTGCTTTATCGGGTGGGAGGATATGATGGACAAGACCTCCCATAGCTGAGTCTAATAAAGTAGCGGTAATTCCGCCATGTACTATGTTTAATGCATTCTGAATAATTGGTGTGTTTGGAATTGTCATTTTAAATTCATTTTCCTTATACTCGCCTTCAGCATGGAGAAGTGCGCCTATGTAGGAACCTTTCTCATGAAATTGCTTTTTCTTCAGTCCATTAAGTAGAAGTTCTAAAACATATTGATCCTCTTCATTTGCATTTTGTAAAACTTCGGAACTTAATTTTAATAATTCATCCTTTGTCATACTGTTACCCTCTCCTTTTTAGATAGTGATATTTTACCAAAAATTTCTTACATTTAGTTATTTTTCTAATAATAAAAAGATTTACTTGTTTTATTTTTTTCTAAATATGGGCGAACAGTCTAATGGTTTCTTAAATAAGATAATATAGGCAAATGTATCAATGAGGTGAGAATAATGACATCCAAAAAAACGCATCCATCTGTTCAACAGTTTAAGGAATTTGTTAAAAAACATCCCAAACTTGTTCAAGAGGTCCGTAAGGGTAATAAAGAGTGGCAGGAAGTGTTTGAAGATTGGTATTTACTTGGAGAAAATGATATTGTCTGGAAACAGTACAAAGGAGATCAGACAGAGGATTCTTCTGAAAAGGAAACAAAAAGTAAATCTGATTTTATGACACAAATATTTTCAGCTGTTAAGCAAATGGATATGGATACTGTAAACCATCATATTAACAACATGAGTAGTACTATTTCTACTATTCAAGGTCTTTTCGATCAGTTTGGCGGTTCAAAAGGCTCTAATCAAAAGTCTGCAACAGCAAGTCAGCATCCCTTTTCATTCAGAAAGGATTAGTGACTAAATCGTGACTCCGAATGGAGGAGAATGATGAGAAAAGAAGTTCAAGAATATATATTTGCAAATGATGAACGAAAGAAATTTGTACGTGAACAACCATATTGGTATAGGAAACTGTCAAGAAACCCTAATGATATAAACGATATGGAAATCAGTATGATGAATTATTATCAAAAGACAATTCCTCATAAGGTACAGCAATTTTCAAACTCGATTCAAATGGCGTCAATGATGGTAGCGATGTTTCAATCTATGAGACAGCAGGATTAGAACAGTGATTAACACTTACAGGCAAGGTGATTAGGTTATAATTGCCTGCCTGTTTCTTTTTAACTCCTTACATAAAGAGACATCTGAAAAGTATTCATGAATTTCTACGCCTCTGTAAACACTAAGAAAAAGGAGGCAGATAGGATGAAGCGCATTTTTTGTACGGTTTTTTTATTAGGTATTGTCACTGGATGTGTTGAAGATAAACCAAGACCAGAAGGAAACTTAGAGGTTGTACCTCTTCAAGTGGTGAACCATTCATTTGAGGCAATGGAAGTTATAAATCAACAGCGTAAAATGAATATAACTGTTAAACATCATATAAGAGATCAAGATGTTTATGTAGAATGTTATATTCCTTCATTTACCTTTAAAGAAAAAGGTGGAAAAAAGGTAGAAGGTGAGGGTCATTTACAGTTATCTGTTGATGGCAAGGTTGTTGAACATATTCAAACGGCAGCTTTTGTTATAAGAGGATTAGAAAAAGAGCCCACACATTTGAAATAGAGGTTGTTCATAATGATTCTACTAGCTATGAACTAAAAAAATCATGGAATGCTACCATTCAATAAATAAAAGGATTATCATGTTAATTTTTTAGATTTCTCATTTGACGATATTCATGATAGAATGAATATCGGAGGTGCATATACTCTATGTTTGCTACACTTGAGAGCACATTATTAGTAGATCAAGCTGAAGAACTTGCTAACTTGGTACTTCAATCAGAGACTGTTGAGGAGTATCGTCGTAGTTTCAATATATTACAAAAAGATCAAGAAGCTCAACAACTAATTCAGGAATTTACTAAGATTAAGGACCTGTACGAAGATGTTCAACGTTTCGGTAAATATCATCCTGATTATCGTAAAATTACAAAAGATTTGCGTGATATTAAGCGTGAGGTAGATTTGAACGAAAGTATATCTAATTTTAAGAAGGCTGAGAATGAAGTACAATCTCTTCTTGATGAAATTAGTGTGCAAATCGGTCAAGCTGTTTCCATCCATGTTAAAGTTCCTACAGGTAACCCATTTTTTGAATCAAGTTGTGGCGGGGGATGCGGATCTGGTGGAAGTTGTGGGTGTAAGGTATCCTAAAACGAGTATTACTGCTCGTTTTCTTTTTTTGCTAAAATGTACAGATGATTAAAATAATACAGATTTAACTGATATTTTTTTATAAATTTATCAATTTAGCTTATAGAAATATTGTTTATAAAATGAAAATTTGCTAGACTTTTTATTGGAAATACAGATGTTACTAATGTCGTTTAGATAACCTGAGGGAGACAAGAGTATGTTTGAAAAGCGTCAAGGGATAGTTGTTTGGCTTCATACATTAAAACAATTAAAAATGCTAAGAAAATTTGGGAATGTTCATTATGTTTCAAAAAAATTAAAATACGTTGTCCTGTATTGTAATATGGATGTAACAGAGCAAACGATTCAAAAGCTCTCTTCCTACTCCTTTGTTAAACATGTTGAGCCCTCTTACAAACCCTTTCTAAAGCTGGAATTTGAATCAAAAGTTGATAAAGCAAAAGAATATGATTACAAAATTGGTTTGTAGTTATTAACCTGTATCCAAAAAAGGCTGACAATAGTGTCAGCCTTTTTCCATTTGTTGAAAAGTAAGGTCGTGATCGTAGTGACCAGTTTTAAGGGTGAATGATATGTTATTGAAGAGGAGGGATAAGATGGTTTAGTCTTAAAATCCCAATCAGATATTGGTAGTAAAGATCAGTTTCATTAAACATACTTGATGGTTTAACATCAAACGAAATAATATTCTTCTGCAATGTTTTAGCCAATTCATTAAATAAATCATATCGTTTGTTTTCTAATTGGTTCGGATTAGGTATCCCTTCCCTACATATATATAAGGCTTGGAAATTCCCTGGATCAGTAGGTTTCATTATGACCACAACGGAAGTAACATCTTTGTCATTCAATTTTGTATGTAAAGCTAGTAAATGAGTCACTCGATGTTTATTAGCCATTGCTGTTTCAATTAACTCATAAATATCAGAATAACCCTCACCTAATTCAATAAAACGCTGTATCATAAAAACTTCCCCCTGAAAAAAATTTAACAATATTTCATTTAACCGATCCAACTATAACATGTAAATAGTAAAAAGAGAAGTTGGATAGTAGCTTATATGTTTCTTTAAAAACATGGATTTTAGGCTAGTACTAATCCTAAATCCCTAGTCCATCCTATAAATTTCTAAAAAAAAACCCTACAGAAATTAATCTGTAGGGTCCCTCAATACCTTTTATACTAAAAGGCTGAAGGCAAAGGGAGAGGAGAAACCGGAGGAAGAACTTATGGGGAAACGTAAGTCTTCTCCGCGGTTGGCAACAACATCAACGAATCGATGTTGTTACTAATCATTATCACCAAATGGTTAATCAGTATACATCATTATGTAATTTTTTCTTAACTTTTTATCCGACTGCAAATCAAATAGAGAGAACTTGAGGATAAGAGTATAGAAAACAATATAAATTAAAGAAAATACTCCTAATAAGTTTAGATATTGTAACAAACTGAAGGTACTATGGTAGGATTAAGTGAAAACTCTAATAAATCATGTTTTTATCTTTATTTATATTATGTAAAATTAAAAAGTAGTGGTGAACGTAATGAGAGTAGTATCTGGAAACTATAAAGGAAGACAGCTTAAAGCTGTACCTGGAACAACAACAAGACCAACAACTGATAAAGTTAAGGAAGCTATTTTTAATATGGTTGGTCCATATTTTGATGGTGGCTTAGCGTTAGATTTATTTGCCGGTAGTGGAGGGTTAGGAATTGAAGCACTTAGTCGGGGAATTGAACGCTGTATCTTTGTTGATCGTGAGCCAAAAGCGATACAAACAATACATAAAAATTTAGAGATTTGTCAAGCTACCGAATTTGAGGTATATCGTAATGATGCAGAAAGAGCATTAAAGGCGATAATAAAAAGGGAGTTACGCTTTCAATTAATCTTGTTAGATCCACCGTATAAGCAACAAAAATTGAAAGCGCTTTTAAAAATGATAAGTGAAAATGGTTTACTAGACAAAAACGGTTTTATTGTTACCGAGCATGGTTCTGACATAGTACTTACTGAAGAAATCGAGGAACTTGTTCAAGTAAAACAAGAAACCTATGGTACGAGTTCAATTACAATTTACAGTAACAAGGAAGCAATTGGGGAGGATGAATAAATGGGTAGTATTGCAGTATGTCCAGGTAGTTTTGATCCTATTACTTACGGACACTTAGACATTATCAAAAGAGGAGCAAAAGTATTTGAAGAGGTATATGTTTGTGTCCTAAATAATGCTTCAAAACAACCATTGTTTACTGTGGATGAACGATGTGAGCTTATCCGGGAAGTGACCAAAGAAATGCCAAATGTCATTGTAGAATCATATCGTGGTCTTCTTATTGATTATGTTCGAGAAAAAAATGCACAAGCCATTTTACGTGGCTTACGTGCAGTTTCAGATTTTGAATATGAAATGCAAATTACTTCCATGAACAGAGTACTAGATGAGAATATTGAAACATTCTTCATGATGACAAACAACCAATATTCCTTCCTAAGTTCGAGTATTGTTAAAGAAGTTGCAAAATATAAAGGAGATATTTCTGAATTGGTACCAGAAGTTGTAGAAAAGGCACTTAAAACTAAATTTGTAAATGAATAAAAGGTGAGGGAGCTCCTCACCTTTTTTAGATATTTGAGTATTGTTTTATGATAACTTCGTGAAAACATTCCTTTTTCCATAAAGAATGATATATAGCAATAAAGATGCTAATGTAATGATGGGACCAGTATGGATAACTATTTCCCAATAGATTTTTGCCCATTCGGGTCCATTTGTCATTAAAATAACTGGTAAATCACTCGTATTGTGAGCTTGTAGATTCAAGTACAATGGCTTGAACAACAAGTAAGCAATGAACGAAGAATAAAAACCTTGCAGAATTCTAGCGATGAAAAAGGGCTTTAAATCTAATATCAGTGTCAGCTAAAATACTTGCAACTTGGGCCTGTATCGATAATCCTCCAAAAGCTAAAATGAAGCTTGCAATCATTACTTTATCTAAAAGATTTGCATTGGTTTCGCTCACTAACTGATTGCCTAGAGTAATTTCAAAGATGCCGGTAATAAGAGGTACGCTTAAATCAGTAGCGATGTGGAAAAATGCTAAAAATCCAGAGAAAATAAGACCGATTATCTCCGTAACAGAAATGATGGCTAAAATTTTATTGAATACCGAGAAAAGGATAATAAATCCGCCAATCATTAGTAATGTTTGAATTGATGATATGACGGCATCTCCAAGCATTTTTCCTAATGGCCTGGTTTCACTCACTCTTGTAGCATGCAGCTCCTTAAGAGCAATTGAAAGAGGTGAAAAGAAGGACTTCTTTTTCTTCGGTTGAATGACTGAATCGGATCCTCCATAAAATCTCATTGTCAATCCAACACCTAAATTCCCTAAATAATGTGATGCAGCTAATAATATACCAAGTGAAGGATTGTCAAAAAAACCAACTGCAACGGCACCAAAAATAAATAAAGGATTTGAAGAACTTGTAAATGATACAAGCCGCTCTGCCTGAACTGTGGTTAGTTGTTTTTCCTGCCTCATTCTTGCTGTAAGTTTTGCTCCAGCTGGATTACCTGAAGCCATCCCCATTGCCCATACAAAACCACCTACACCCGGAACTCGAAAAATTGGTCTCATCAGTGGCTCTAAAAGAACTCCAATAAATTTGACAACACCAAAACCAATAAGAAGTTCGGAAACAATAAAAAAGGAAGAAGTGATGGAAAAACTACTTCCCACCAAATTGATAGTCCCCTTGTTGATGCATCAAGAGACTCCTTAGGATTAAGAATAATGGCAACTGTTAAGCCGCTAATAAAAATAGCTAAGATAATTGTTTTAAGTTTTGAAAGACTCAAAATGTGACGCCTCCTAAATTAAACACACATGTATGAAAATATGGATCATACAGCTTTTCCAAACAATTGTACAATCCTTACTAATTCAATATACGTGAATAGGTGGACATTTTAGACCATAAGAATGTCATAGGAGCTTAAATAAACACTGGGGTACACTCCATAAGTATTTTCTCTAACAGAACCCTAATTATAGTCAGAGACCCTGGTGCAGTGAAGATCAAGGTTTAAATGTAGCAACTTGCTTAAATATAAATCAGTTGCGAAATATTACTAATATGGTAATCATATATTTTATTCTATTCCAGTGAAAAAGGAGGAACTCTCCTTGAAAAAAGAACCCAAAATCGGACTAGCGCTTGGCTCAGGAGGTGCAAGAGGATTTGCTCATTTAGGAGTATTAAAGGTTTTAAAAGAAAATGGTATACCAATTGATTTAATAGCCGGTAGCAGTATGGGAGCGGTCGTTGGAACCTTGTATGCAGCAGGAACGAGTATAGAACGACTTTATCAGTTTGCATTAGCGTTTAAGAGGAAATATTATTTAGATTATACCGTACCTAAAATGGGGTTTATTTCAGGAAATCGTGTAAAAGAGCTTATTCGGTTATTTACACACCAAAAAGACTTTCATCAATTAAATATTCCTGTTGCAGTTGTTGCAACTGATTTATATGATGGGAAAAAGGTTATATTTAAAGAGGGGCCAGTTGCAGATGCTGTCCGTGCAAGTATTGCCATACCAGGAATTTTTGTACCTGAAAAGATAGATGGAAGGTTGTTAGTGGACGGTGGAGTTGTTGATCGGGTGCCCGTTTCGGTTGTAAAGGAAATGGGTGCTGATATCGTCATTGCTGTAGATGTGTCACATGTAAAAAGGAATGAAGATATAACATCAATTTTTGATGTTATTCTCCAAAGCTTAGATATTATGCAAGATGAACTAGTTCATCACAGGGAAATAGCATCTGATGTGATGATAAGGCCACATGTTGAACAGTATAGTTCAAGAGCTTTCACGAATATTAAAGAAATCATTGAGATTGGGGAAACAGAAGCTCAGAAACATGTAGATAAAATTCAAGATCTTATCGTAAAGTGGAAGGAGACAAATTTTTAATGAAGAATAAATCACTGCTTAGATCTAGTCTAATTGTTTTAATTATTATCCTTATCATATCCTTCATTAAACTTCCGTACTACATTACTCAGCCAGGTATGGCATCTGAATTGGAACCAATTATTAAGGTTGAAAATGGTGATGAAAATGAGAAAGGAAGTTTTTCTTTAACAACTGTCCGCTTCGGCAGGGCAAACCCTTTTACATATATATGGGCCAAGCTTCAAGACTACCATTATATCCATCCATTAGAAGATATTAAAAGAGAGGATGAAACAGATAAAGAATACTTTAACAGACAATTACATATGATGGAGGTTTCACAAGAATCTGCCATAACAATTGCCTATCAAAAAGCAAACAAAAAGGTAGAGTATACATTTCATGGAATATATGTTGATGGAATAATTAAGGAAATGCCTGCAGGAAGTATACTAGAAGTTGGGGATCGCATATACAAGGTAGATAATAAAGAATTTCAAACAGCTGAAGAATTTATAGAATATGTTAGTCAGAAAAAAGAAGGAGAAGAAGTAACAATCACATTTGAACGTGAAGGGAAACAGGACCAAGCTACGCTGCCATTAACGTCATTCCCTAATGATCCCGATAAAGTAGGGATTGGAATATCGTTAGTGACAGATCGACAATTAGATGTAGACCCTGATATTGAATTGAAAACTGAGGAAATTGGTGGGCCTTCAGCTGGTCTAATGATGTCACTAGAAATTTATAATCAATTAACTAAAGGTGATTTGACCAAAGGTTACGAAATAGCTGGGACAGGAACAATTAGTTCGTCAGGGGAAGTAGGACCTATTGGTGGTATTTCGCAGAAAATTGTCGCAGCAGATCGACAAGGAATTGACGTATTCTTTGCTCCTAATGAAAAAGACAGCCCAACATCAAATTATAAAGAAGCCATTGAAACAGGTGAAAACATACAGACTAAGATGGAGATTATTCCGATAGATACTTTTGATGAAGCGGTAGAATATCTACTAAACTTAGAGGAGAAAGGATGAATTTTATCCTTTCTCTTTCTTTATTAAAAAATAATAACCCTCAGAACGGAAAGAGGTACAACTTAGGTATTGAGATTAAAGGAAGTTGTTCTATGGCTTGTATTATCTCACTCTAATGGGTGGAGTGGAGAACTCTTCTTTTAATCGTTTCGTTCGAATTGGTTCATTATAAATCATTTGATAGGCATGTGCAGCTTTAATATCTAAATCCAGCAATGGATGGTCAAAGGAAGTAACTTTAGATAGTAGCGGCAGCATTAATTGTTTTTTTATATGACTTAAATAAGCCTGACCTTCTGAAGACATACCTAGAAGTCTAATATATGGTGACGTTTGGCCTTCATTCATACATTTCATTTGTTCTTTTGTTGTGTTAGTTAATAGATGAGTACATAGTCTTTGAAGTCTTGTCCATGTATAACGTTTTGTTTTTAACGATTCCATAAACTCTTGGAAACTTGAAGAACTTTGAATGCATCTTTTTATTCTATGCTCTAATCCTTCTTCAACTTCGTAGATTGAACCGATTTCCTCGGTTGTCATCGTCATAATCCGATATTTTAATAAATGAAAGTAAAGTTCCCAACGGTGTAAGTGATAATTCTTTTTATTTTCTTGCAGGAATTGTAAAGTGACTTCAGGTACATAACTTTGAATGGGATGATTTTCTGAAAACAATGCTTTACGAATACTAGTTGCACTTGCAATTGTAGGTGATCGAAACTGCTGATCATGATATCCTGCAGAGGTACGTTTTATTGTTAAAGGCTTTATTTTTGAATGCTGCTGAAGAATTGCGCGAACATAATAAAACCCTAAAATATTATTAGGTAATGAAAGATCTAATAATTCTTTATCACCGTTCAAATTTTTGTATGCCAGAGTTAATGCCTTCGGATAACTAACCCCAGTTTTTACATAATGTTGAATTAAGTCTTCATATTCTGCTTTGGATTGTTCTAGAAAATGATTTGTAGAAATAAAAGGATTGATATCTCCTAATTCACTGCCAAAGCATAAATAATCACAACCTAGAGCATCAAGAATAGATACAGCACCACTAGCAAATGTTTCAGCCTTTTGTGTTGCAAATGCGTAAGGTAATTCTACAACAAGATCAACACCACAATATAAGGCCATTTTTGTACGAGTCCATTTTGATACAATTGCTGGTTCGCCCCTTTGCAGGAAATGACCACTCATTACAGCAATTACAACAGAAGCATTTGACTTTTTAATCGATTCTCTCAAGTGATATAAATGACCATTATGAAATGGATTATATTCAACAACTAGACCTACTACACTCATGTAATCACCACTCTTTTTCATTCTACTATTTTCATATGGATAATTTTTATAATATTATAGGGTATAAAGAACAATCTATAAACCTTTGGAAGGAAATTAACATGTAAGTTAGGAGATAAATAATCATGATTTCAGAGTAAGCAATAAATTTAAGGTGAAAATATATAATAAACAATAGCTTTAAAAACGAAAAGTAAGCTTGATATTTCAACACAAATTTTAAATAGGGTATCGATATGATTAAAGATGGTTTTGTTTTGAAAATATAGGTTTATCATGTATACTTACACTGTAAAGAAAAAATATTGACAAATATAATTGCGAAGGCTATAATTACCTTTGTTGCCTTGAGGTGATACGATTTGAAATGGACAATTAGTCAACTACATCAATTACAAAGCAAGGGATTAAAATTTGATGAAGAAATTGATTTAAGCGAATGGGTCAAAAGTCAATCCGACATTCGTGATATTTCGCCAGTAAATGTTAAAGGAAGAGCCGATATAAGCTCCACTAAAGTAACATTCCATCTGTCAATTTCAGGTTCAATGGTTTTACCTTGTTCACGAACATTAGTGGATGTTCCGTATCCATTTTTAATTGATACAACGGAAACATTTTTATTAAAACCCGCAGACTATGAAACGTCAGAGGATTTCTACTTACCAGAGGGTGAAATCGTTGATTTAACTCCTATAATAAAAGAAATTCTTCTTGTAGAAATTCCGATGCAGGTATTCTGTGATGATGTAAGAAATGAAGAAGGGGCAGCTCCACAATCTGGTAAAGACTGGGAAGTTATTGCTGAGGAAGATCAGCAAAACAAGGTTGATCCACGATTGGCTGGACTAGCTAAATTCTTCGAAAATGAAGAAAGCTAATGATTTTTTGAATAGCTTAAAAAGCAAATGAGCTGATGCATATTGTATCGGTCTCACAAATGCGTAATGCTCTTTAAGGAGGTGGGAATAATGGCTGTACCTTTTAGAAGAACTTCTAAAACGAGAAAACGACTACGTCGTACACATTTTAAATTACAAGTACCTGGTATGGTAGAATGCCCAAACTGCGGTGAAAGCAAACTTGCTCACCGTGTATGTAAAGCATGTGGAACATACAAAGGAAAAGATGTTGTAAGCAAATAATAATTTGTTTCAACGAGGCGTAAGGACATTGTTCCTTACGCCTTTTATTTTTGTTTAGGAAATTATAACCCTCTTTAATTGAAGATAACGCTTCGACATCCAGCTCCAGTAATCTGATTTTTTGGCAAAAAAGTCAGATGCCTAACCTCTAAGGTCATAAGCCAATTTAGAATATCAGGCCAAAAAACGCCTTCTATTCTAATCGTCTTATTCTGATCGGCTAGTTTTTCAATCATAAAAAAAATTTTTTGTTGTGTTGCATTTAAAAATTTTATCTAATAGATAATAAGAGACCTAAAGCAACAAAGAGTATTTTTCCTGAGTTTAAATTTTTAAATGGGAGGGTATGGAAGAATGAGTAAGTTAATTGTAAGTGAAATTGAGGATGGTTTGGTTGAATTACGTCTAAACCGACCGATTAAGCATAATGCTATAGATTACGAAATCATGGATGAAATAAAGAGAAATTTACAGTCACTTAAAACAAAAAAGAGCTTAAGAGCATTAATATTAACAGGAGAAGGAGATAAAGCGTTCTGCTCCGGTGGTGATGTTAAAGCATTTCAGCACCTTAAAACAAGGGATGAAGCATATTTTATGCTATCTAAAATGGGTGATGTTCTTTATGAACTCATGACTTTTCCTTTACCTACATTCGCTATAATAAACGGTATTGCTTTAGGTGGAGGGTGTGAAATTGCAACTGCATGTGATATTCGAATTGCGAGAAAAGGTGCCACTCTTGGCTTTATACAAGGTCAATTATCTATTACTACAGGTTGGGGTGGTGCAACACTGTTATATGAAAAGCTTTCATACGAGCATGCGATTTCCTTTTTATATTCAGCAAAAAAAATATCATCTAACGATGCGGAACATATGGGGTTTGTACAAAAGACTGTTTCTGATGAAAATTATAAAGAACAAAGCTATTCATTTATTAAAGAATCGCTAGTTAAAGACCCAAATGTTTTGAGAGCTTATAAAGCAGTGAAGGTTAGTCAATGGGAGCAATCGAATTTATATTCACGTATGATGTCAGAGATTAATCGTTGTGCAGAGCTCTGGTCTTCTGAGGAGCATCATCATGCAGTATCTGCCTTTCTTACAAGAAAAGGGAAGAGCTAATAAAGCTCATAATCATTACATACAATTTCTACCATTTCCTTCTGTATGATGGTCTATTTAATTGTGTGATTCATTCCTTATTAAGCATCTTCATTCCCGTCCTATTATCACCTTTTTCTAATGTAATAGAGTGTATTTAGTCTATCTACTCTACTAGCTGCATATGTATAGAAAAAAAGTGACTATTGGAGGGAATTTAAATGACAACTACGCGTCAAGATGCATGGACACATGATGAAGATTTATTATTAGCAGAAGTGGTATTAAGGCATATTCGAGAAGGTGCAACACAGCTGGCTGCGTTTGAGGAAGTAGGTCGTAAATTATCTCGTACAGCGGCAGCTTGTGGATTTAGATGGAACTCTCATGTTCGTAAACAGTATAAAACTGGAATCGAGGTTGCAAAAAAACAAAGAAAAGAGTTGCGAACTCTTAATTCACAGGAAAAAGTAGAGGAGCAAAAGGAAGTTAATGTAAAAGAGACTGCTTTAGAGGTGGAACATACAGAATCAACACAACCCACTCAGTTATCTGAACCAACTCAATCAAACCAACCTAGTACTAATTCGAAAAATGCTATTAAGGATCTTATTTCGTTCCTTCAGCAATATGAAGATGCCCCTTCTATAAAGGAGGTTCAAGAAGAGAATCTCCAATTAAGAAATAAAATTCAAGAATTACAAAATGAAGTTGAAAAGCTAAAAGATGAAAAGCAGTCTTTAACTAATCATTTGCAGGTTGTCGAAGAAGATTACCGCGCGTTAATTGAAATAATGGATCGAGCAAGAAAAATGGTTATTTTACAAGAGGATGAAAGAAGTAGGAAAGTTAAATTTCAGATGGATAAAAATGGTAATCTAGAAAGAGTGGAAAAGTAAAAAGGTTCATCTTATTATAAAAATGAAAACAGCTCATGAAGGATCATTTTCCTTTCATGAGCTGTTTTTTTGAGTTAGCATTAAAAAGTTTATTCTTGAATAGTAACGCCACTTGGATACCAAACTAAAGGGTTTTCCCCTTT
This Metabacillus endolithicus DNA region includes the following protein-coding sequences:
- a CDS encoding nucleotidyltransferase, with amino-acid sequence MSVVGLVVEYNPFHNGHLYHLRESIKKSNASVVIAVMSGHFLQRGEPAIVSKWTRTKMALYCGVDLVVELPYAFATQKAETFASGAVSILDALGCDYLCFGSELGDINPFISTNHFLEQSKAEYEDLIQHYVKTGVSYPKALTLAYKNLNGDKELLDLSLPNNILGFYYVRAILQQHSKIKPLTIKRTSAGYHDQQFRSPTIASATSIRKALFSENHPIQSYVPEVTLQFLQENKKNYHLHRWELYFHLLKYRIMTMTTEEIGSIYEVEEGLEHRIKRCIQSSSSFQEFMESLKTKRYTWTRLQRLCTHLLTNTTKEQMKCMNEGQTSPYIRLLGMSSEGQAYLSHIKKQLMLPLLSKVTSFDHPLLDLDIKAAHAYQMIYNEPIRTKRLKEEFSTPPIRVR
- a CDS encoding YceD family protein, whose amino-acid sequence is MKWTISQLHQLQSKGLKFDEEIDLSEWVKSQSDIRDISPVNVKGRADISSTKVTFHLSISGSMVLPCSRTLVDVPYPFLIDTTETFLLKPADYETSEDFYLPEGEIVDLTPIIKEILLVEIPMQVFCDDVRNEEGAAPQSGKDWEVIAEEDQQNKVDPRLAGLAKFFENEES
- the rpmF gene encoding 50S ribosomal protein L32; translated protein: MAVPFRRTSKTRKRLRRTHFKLQVPGMVECPNCGESKLAHRVCKACGTYKGKDVVSK
- a CDS encoding enoyl-CoA hydratase/isomerase family protein translates to MSKLIVSEIEDGLVELRLNRPIKHNAIDYEIMDEIKRNLQSLKTKKSLRALILTGEGDKAFCSGGDVKAFQHLKTRDEAYFMLSKMGDVLYELMTFPLPTFAIINGIALGGGCEIATACDIRIARKGATLGFIQGQLSITTGWGGATLLYEKLSYEHAISFLYSAKKISSNDAEHMGFVQKTVSDENYKEQSYSFIKESLVKDPNVLRAYKAVKVSQWEQSNLYSRMMSEINRCAELWSSEEHHHAVSAFLTRKGKS
- a CDS encoding RsfA family transcriptional regulator — translated: MTTTRQDAWTHDEDLLLAEVVLRHIREGATQLAAFEEVGRKLSRTAAACGFRWNSHVRKQYKTGIEVAKKQRKELRTLNSQEKVEEQKEVNVKETALEVEHTESTQPTQLSEPTQSNQPSTNSKNAIKDLISFLQQYEDAPSIKEVQEENLQLRNKIQELQNEVEKLKDEKQSLTNHLQVVEEDYRALIEIMDRARKMVILQEDERSRKVKFQMDKNGNLERVEK